One window from the genome of Salvia splendens isolate huo1 chromosome 9, SspV2, whole genome shotgun sequence encodes:
- the LOC121749480 gene encoding uncharacterized protein LOC121749480 — translation MRETSITTEGVPWLIGGNFNTILSIRDREGSNTNRQAEMIDFAEAIEDSRLLDPGYDGSDYTWAKNGLFERLDRVLMSEPCTRMFEAVRATNLPRVASDHGPVLLRCKMAGTNYGGSPFRFQNMWIRHEGFLDLVREDWGMPTDAEGLLNLQIKIARVKKTLKKRNKEIFGNIHSNLRGMEEKIAVAQAEFEDRPSPENRTEINKLIAEYICLLRMEEDF, via the coding sequence ATGAGAGAAACTTCAATAACCACTGAAGGGGTGCCTTGGCTTATTGGCGGGAACTTTAATACTATTCTCTCTATTCGAGATAGGGAGGGAAGCAACACTAACCGGCAGGCGGAGATGATTGACTTCGCCGAGGCAATTGAGGACTCCAGACTCCTTGATCCAGGCTACGATGGTTCGGACTAtacatgggccaagaatggcctcttcGAAAGGCTGGATAGGGTGCTGATGAGTGAGCCGTGTACCCGAATGTTTGAAGCGGTAAGGGCAACGAACCTCCCTCGGGTTGCCTCGGACCACGGCCCAGTGCTGCTTAGGTGCAAGATGGCAGGCACCAACTATGGGGGCAGCCCCTTCCGATTTCAAAACATGTGGATCCGGCACGAAGGTTTCCTGGATTTGGTACGAGAAGATTGGGGCATGCCGACGGATGCAGAAGGACTCCTCAACCTCCAAATCAAAATTGCGAGAGTTAAAAAAACCTTGAAGAAAAGGAATAAGGAGATCTTTGGAAACATTCACTCCAACCTTAGGGGCATGGAAGAGAAGATAGCGGTGGCCCAGGCGGAATTCGAAGATAGGCCATCACCAGAAAATAGAACGGAAATCAACAAACTcattgccgagtacatttgCCTACTCAGAatggaggaggatttttag
- the LOC121749482 gene encoding uncharacterized protein LOC121749482, translated as MTFRATRHCMEISHLAYADDIVIFTQAAEGPLRRLRTCLETYAGVSGQQINLAKSNFYIAEQHEGCANIIQNEGGFARGTFPFLYLGVPIYRGVKHTDMFMFLREKIAARISGWAHRHLSFGGRLTLLQSTLEAVPLHIFQAIEQTSGALKQLDQQMARFF; from the coding sequence ATGACTTTTAGAGCTACTCGCCACTGTATGGAAATAAGCCACCTCGCCTACGCCGATGACATTGTGATATTCACACAAGCAGCGGAGGGACCTCTTAGGCGGCTGCGGACTTGCTTGGAGACATATGCCGGGGTTTCCGGGCAGCAGATTAACTTGGCAAaaagcaacttctacattgccgaacAACATGAAGGGTGCGCCAACATTATACAAAATGAAGGAGGCTTCGCACGAGGTACTTTCCCATTTTTGTACCTTGGAGTTCCTATTTATCGTGGTGTCAAACAtacagatatgtttatgttccttcgggaaaagattgctgcACGTATCTCGGGGTGGGCTCAtcgacacctctcctttggaGGTAGGCTTACACTACTCCAAAGCACACTTGAAGCGGTGCCGCTGCACATTTTCCAGGCCATTGAACAAACATCCGGGGCCcttaagcaattggatcagcagatggcCCGATTTTTCTGA